A window from Corynebacterium singulare encodes these proteins:
- the groL gene encoding chaperonin GroEL (60 kDa chaperone family; promotes refolding of misfolded polypeptides especially under stressful conditions; forms two stacked rings of heptamers to form a barrel-shaped 14mer; ends can be capped by GroES; misfolded proteins enter the barrel where they are refolded when GroES binds), translating into MPKLIAFDQEAREGIQRGVDTLADAVKVTLGPRGRNVVLSKAFGGPTVTNDGVTIARDIDLDDPFENLGAQLVKSVAVKTNDIAGDGTTTATLLAQAIVFEGLRNVAAGANPVELNKGIAAAAEKVVEELKKRATPVNSSAEISQVATVSSRDAEVGEMVAGAMDKVGKDGVVTVEESQTIESTVDVTEGISFDKGYLSPYFATEEETYNAVLDDAAILLVRNKISSLPDFLPLLEKIAESSRPTLIIAEDIEGEPLQALVVNSIRKVLKVAAVKSPYFGERRKGFMDDLAVVTGATVVDPEVGINLKEVGPEVLGSARRVTVSKEDTVIVDGAGTAEAVEERREQIRREIERTDSTWDKEKLEERLAKLSGGVAVIRVGAATETEVNERKLRVEDAINAARAAVEEGVIAGGGSALVQISKELEEFAEGFEGEAKIGVLAVSRALTRPAFWIAENAGLDGSVVVAHVAELGNGEGFNAATLEYGNLLEQGIIDPVKVTHSAVVNAASVARMVLTTEASVVEKPAEEEPEQSGHAHAH; encoded by the coding sequence ATGCCAAAGCTGATTGCATTTGACCAGGAGGCCCGCGAGGGCATCCAGCGCGGTGTAGACACGCTTGCCGACGCCGTCAAGGTCACCCTCGGCCCCCGCGGCCGCAATGTCGTGCTGTCCAAGGCCTTCGGTGGACCGACCGTCACCAACGACGGCGTGACCATCGCTCGCGACATCGACCTTGATGACCCGTTTGAGAACCTTGGTGCCCAGCTGGTGAAGTCGGTGGCCGTCAAGACCAACGACATCGCCGGTGACGGCACCACCACCGCGACCTTGCTGGCCCAGGCTATCGTCTTCGAAGGCCTGCGCAACGTTGCTGCCGGCGCTAACCCGGTGGAGCTCAACAAGGGCATCGCGGCGGCGGCTGAGAAGGTCGTCGAGGAACTGAAGAAGCGCGCCACCCCGGTGAACTCCTCCGCGGAGATTTCCCAGGTCGCTACCGTCTCCTCCCGCGACGCGGAGGTCGGCGAGATGGTCGCTGGTGCGATGGACAAGGTGGGCAAGGACGGCGTCGTGACCGTCGAAGAGTCCCAGACCATCGAGTCCACCGTGGACGTCACTGAAGGCATTTCCTTCGACAAGGGCTACCTCTCCCCGTACTTCGCTACGGAGGAAGAGACCTACAACGCCGTGCTTGACGACGCCGCAATTCTCCTCGTCCGCAACAAGATCTCCTCCCTGCCGGACTTCCTGCCGCTGCTGGAGAAGATCGCGGAGTCCTCGCGCCCGACGCTGATTATCGCTGAGGACATCGAGGGTGAACCGCTGCAGGCACTCGTCGTGAACTCCATCCGCAAGGTCCTCAAGGTCGCCGCCGTGAAGTCCCCGTACTTCGGCGAGCGCCGCAAGGGCTTCATGGATGACCTGGCCGTTGTCACCGGCGCCACCGTGGTGGACCCGGAGGTGGGCATCAACCTCAAGGAGGTCGGCCCGGAGGTTCTCGGTTCCGCCCGCCGCGTCACCGTGTCCAAGGAAGACACCGTGATCGTGGACGGTGCTGGTACGGCGGAGGCCGTCGAGGAGCGCCGCGAGCAGATCCGTCGCGAAATCGAGCGCACCGACTCCACCTGGGACAAGGAGAAGCTCGAGGAGCGCCTGGCCAAGCTGTCGGGCGGCGTTGCCGTCATCCGTGTCGGCGCCGCTACCGAGACCGAGGTTAACGAGCGCAAGCTGCGCGTCGAGGACGCCATCAACGCCGCTCGCGCGGCTGTTGAGGAAGGCGTTATCGCCGGCGGCGGTTCCGCGCTGGTTCAGATCTCCAAGGAGCTCGAGGAGTTCGCTGAGGGCTTTGAGGGCGAGGCCAAGATTGGCGTGCTCGCCGTGTCCCGCGCGCTGACCCGCCCGGCCTTCTGGATCGCCGAGAACGCCGGCCTGGACGGTTCCGTTGTCGTCGCCCACGTTGCCGAGCTGGGCAACGGTGAGGGCTTCAACGCTGCCACCCTGGAGTATGGCAACCTGCTCGAGCAGGGCATCATCGACCCGGTGAAGGTGACCCACTCCGCCGTCGTCAACGCTGCCTCTGTTGCCCGTATGGTGCTGACTACTGAGGCTTCCGTTGTGGAGAAGCCCGCCGAGGAAGAGCCGGAGCAGTCCGGCCACGCGCACGCGCACTAA
- the alr gene encoding alanine racemase, with protein MLRTTVDLAAIAHNVAVVKEAVAPARLMCVVKADAYGHGIERVAPVMEEAGADAFGVATLSEAVALRQVIPTAPIAGWLWDPHEDLTPALDAGIQIGIPSLEHARALIATGRHAEAFVMVETGMHRSGVDKHEWSETFAVLRDAPTITVLGLMSHFACADDPTHPHNDHQEAEFREALSCAREVGLECPINHLANSPAALTRPSARFDQVRVGVALYGLEPVAGREHGLIPAMSWESSVVAVKPISAGESTSYGLTWTAESDRYLATVAVGYADGLPRDVQGALQVGLGGELYPQVGRVCMDQIIVDLGSNPHGVEAGDTAVLFGRGGMSATELADAAGTINYEIVCRPTGRTTRIYCEGTSNA; from the coding sequence ATGTTGAGAACCACCGTTGACCTCGCCGCTATTGCCCACAACGTCGCTGTTGTTAAGGAGGCGGTGGCCCCAGCCCGTCTTATGTGCGTGGTTAAGGCGGATGCCTACGGCCACGGCATCGAGCGCGTGGCTCCAGTCATGGAGGAGGCGGGAGCGGATGCTTTCGGCGTTGCCACACTGTCCGAAGCCGTGGCGCTGCGTCAGGTCATCCCCACCGCTCCAATCGCCGGTTGGTTGTGGGACCCGCACGAGGATCTCACACCGGCGCTGGATGCCGGCATTCAGATAGGCATTCCTTCCCTCGAGCACGCTCGCGCACTGATTGCGACTGGGCGCCACGCCGAGGCTTTCGTGATGGTGGAGACGGGGATGCACCGGTCGGGCGTCGATAAGCACGAGTGGTCCGAAACGTTCGCAGTGCTTCGCGACGCCCCCACGATCACCGTCCTCGGCCTCATGTCCCACTTTGCGTGCGCAGATGATCCTACGCATCCCCACAATGACCACCAGGAAGCGGAATTCCGGGAGGCCCTTTCCTGTGCCCGTGAGGTGGGACTGGAGTGCCCCATTAACCATCTGGCGAACTCTCCGGCGGCGCTGACGCGGCCCTCCGCGCGCTTTGACCAGGTGCGCGTGGGCGTGGCTCTCTACGGGCTGGAGCCCGTCGCCGGCCGCGAGCATGGACTCATACCTGCCATGAGCTGGGAAAGTTCCGTCGTGGCAGTGAAGCCGATTTCGGCAGGTGAGTCCACGAGTTATGGACTTACGTGGACCGCGGAGAGTGACCGCTACCTCGCCACTGTGGCTGTTGGCTATGCTGACGGTCTTCCGCGCGACGTTCAAGGGGCGCTCCAAGTGGGGCTTGGCGGTGAGCTGTACCCGCAGGTAGGGCGCGTGTGCATGGACCAGATCATCGTTGATCTCGGTTCCAACCCGCACGGCGTGGAGGCGGGGGACACTGCTGTCCTGTTTGGCCGCGGCGGAATGAGCGCGACGGAGCTTGCCGACGCCGCCGGAACCATCAACTATGAAATCGTGTGCCGTCCCACCGGCCGTACCACCCGAATTTATTGTGAAGGAACTTCTAATGCTTAG
- the tsaE gene encoding tRNA (adenosine(37)-N6)-threonylcarbamoyltransferase complex ATPase subunit type 1 TsaE, which yields MLSDFPHSGTREAATAEDAQVFGEELGAALEAGDLVILDGPLGAGKTTFTQGIARGMRVKGRVTSPTFVIAREHPSTVGGPTLVHVDAYRLLDHSDDPLGELDSLDLDTDIEDAVVVAEWGGGFMERLSDSYLAVTINRDSDDDVRVFSWNWVM from the coding sequence ATGCTTAGTGATTTTCCACACTCTGGAACCCGCGAGGCCGCCACTGCGGAGGACGCGCAGGTTTTCGGCGAAGAATTGGGAGCCGCGCTCGAAGCCGGGGATCTCGTCATTCTTGATGGCCCTCTGGGTGCCGGAAAAACCACCTTTACCCAGGGCATTGCTCGGGGAATGCGGGTGAAAGGGCGGGTCACCTCACCCACCTTTGTCATCGCCCGCGAGCACCCCTCAACCGTGGGTGGGCCGACGTTGGTGCACGTCGATGCCTACCGGCTCCTTGACCATTCCGATGATCCATTGGGGGAGCTCGACAGTCTAGACTTAGACACCGATATCGAGGACGCTGTGGTCGTTGCCGAGTGGGGTGGTGGCTTTATGGAGCGTCTTTCGGATTCCTATCTTGCAGTAACGATTAATCGCGACTCAGATGATGATGTTCGCGTTTTTTCTTGGAATTGGGTGATGTGA
- the glmS gene encoding glutamine--fructose-6-phosphate transaminase (isomerizing), which translates to MCGIVGYVGHNTDGRDYFALDVVLEGLRRLEYRGYDSAGVAMYTDGEIGWRKKAGKVSALEAEIEARPLKDSVLGIGHTRWATHGGPTDLNAHPHVVDEGKLAVVHNGIIENFAELKHELESKGHNFVSETDTEVAATLLGDIFHNEAGEDLTKAMQLTAARLEGAFTLLAIHADQADRIVAARRDSPLVIGLGEGENFLGSDVSGFIDYTKSAVEMDNDQVVTITADDIEITDYEGNPAEGKPFEIKWDAAAAEKGGYNSFMEKEIHDQPAAVRDTLLGRLDENGNLILDEIRIEESVLKSIDKIIVIACGTAAYAGHVARYAIEHWCRIPCEVELAHEFRYRDPIVNEKTLVVALSQSGETMDTLMAVRHARQQGAKVIAICNTQGSSIPRESDAALYTHAGPEIAVASTKAFLAQITATYLLGLYLARLRGNMFSDEVNAVLNELRAMPDKVGKVIANEQQVYDLANAMENAKSVLFLGRHVGFPVALEGALKLKEIAYLHAEGFAAGELKHGPIALIEEGQPVFVIVPSPRGRDSLHSKVVSNIQEIRARGAITIVIAEEGDEAVEAYANHIIRIPQAPTLMQPLLATVPLQIFACGVATAKGYDVDQPRNLAKSVTVE; encoded by the coding sequence ATGTGTGGAATCGTTGGATATGTAGGCCATAACACTGATGGTCGTGACTACTTTGCCTTGGACGTGGTGCTGGAAGGCCTGCGCCGTCTCGAATACCGCGGGTATGACTCCGCGGGCGTTGCCATGTACACCGATGGTGAGATTGGCTGGCGCAAGAAAGCCGGTAAGGTATCGGCACTTGAGGCGGAAATCGAAGCCCGCCCGCTTAAGGATTCCGTCCTGGGCATTGGTCACACCCGTTGGGCCACTCATGGTGGCCCGACGGATCTCAACGCCCACCCGCATGTGGTTGATGAAGGCAAGCTTGCCGTCGTTCACAACGGCATCATTGAGAACTTCGCCGAACTTAAGCACGAGCTGGAGTCCAAGGGCCACAACTTCGTCTCTGAAACGGATACCGAAGTGGCAGCCACCCTGCTGGGAGATATCTTCCACAACGAAGCTGGTGAAGACCTCACCAAGGCTATGCAGCTGACCGCTGCCCGCCTCGAGGGTGCCTTCACTCTCCTGGCTATTCATGCTGACCAGGCTGACCGCATCGTGGCGGCGCGCCGCGATTCGCCGCTGGTCATCGGTTTGGGTGAAGGTGAGAACTTCCTGGGCTCGGATGTCTCGGGCTTCATTGACTACACCAAGTCCGCCGTTGAGATGGACAATGACCAGGTCGTGACCATTACCGCTGATGACATTGAGATCACTGACTATGAGGGCAACCCCGCAGAAGGCAAGCCCTTCGAGATCAAGTGGGACGCCGCAGCGGCCGAAAAGGGTGGTTACAACTCCTTCATGGAGAAGGAGATCCACGACCAGCCTGCCGCCGTGCGCGATACGCTGCTGGGCCGCCTCGATGAGAACGGCAACCTAATTCTTGATGAGATTCGTATCGAGGAGTCGGTTCTCAAGTCGATCGACAAAATCATCGTCATCGCCTGCGGTACGGCAGCTTATGCCGGCCACGTCGCGCGCTATGCCATTGAGCACTGGTGCCGAATCCCGTGCGAGGTTGAGCTCGCCCACGAGTTCCGCTACCGCGACCCAATCGTGAATGAGAAGACCCTCGTGGTGGCTCTGTCGCAGTCCGGCGAGACCATGGACACCCTCATGGCTGTGCGCCACGCACGTCAGCAGGGCGCCAAGGTTATCGCCATTTGCAACACCCAGGGTTCCTCCATTCCTCGCGAGTCCGACGCTGCCCTGTACACCCACGCCGGTCCGGAAATCGCCGTGGCCTCTACCAAGGCCTTCTTGGCGCAGATCACCGCAACTTACCTGCTGGGCCTGTACCTGGCGCGCCTGCGCGGCAACATGTTCTCCGATGAGGTCAACGCTGTCCTCAACGAGCTGCGTGCGATGCCCGACAAGGTTGGAAAGGTTATCGCCAATGAGCAGCAGGTCTATGACCTGGCCAACGCTATGGAGAACGCCAAGTCGGTGCTCTTCCTGGGCCGTCACGTGGGCTTCCCAGTAGCACTTGAGGGTGCGCTTAAGCTCAAGGAGATTGCTTACCTCCACGCCGAGGGCTTCGCTGCTGGTGAGCTCAAGCACGGCCCTATCGCACTGATTGAGGAAGGCCAGCCGGTCTTCGTCATTGTGCCGTCCCCGCGTGGCCGCGATTCCCTTCACTCCAAGGTGGTCTCCAACATCCAGGAGATCCGCGCCCGTGGTGCCATCACCATCGTTATTGCGGAAGAAGGAGATGAGGCTGTGGAGGCCTACGCCAACCACATCATCCGCATCCCGCAGGCGCCCACCCTCATGCAGCCGCTGTTGGCCACCGTGCCGTTGCAGATCTTTGCCTGCGGCGTGGCCACGGCTAAGGGTTATGACGTGGATCAGCCACGTAACCTGGCCAAGTCCGTCACCGTGGAGTAA
- the tsaD gene encoding tRNA (adenosine(37)-N6)-threonylcarbamoyltransferase complex transferase subunit TsaD, which yields MIILGIESSCDETGVGIIELSDDGHMQILANVVASSMEQHARFGGVVPEIASRAHLEAMPQVMKAALEEAGVDKPDAVAATVGPGLAGALLVGASAAKAFASAWGVPFYGVNHLGGHVAVANLEGEELPHSVALLVSGGHTQLLEVESVGKPMKELGTTLDDAAGEAYDKVSRLLGLGYPGGPVIDKLAAQGEPTIDLPRGLSRAEDLRGPNRHNFSFSGLKTAVARHVEKAEREGDTIRVEDLCASFQEAVADVLTAKAVRACQDTGAKVLLLGGGVAANSRLRALAAKRCESAGIELRVPRFSLCTDNGLMIAAIASQLIHEGAEPSGLACGTDTQLEVEVPLLADAGSPAHR from the coding sequence ATGATCATCCTCGGCATTGAGTCCTCCTGCGACGAAACCGGTGTGGGCATCATTGAGCTATCTGATGACGGCCACATGCAGATCCTCGCCAACGTCGTCGCCTCCTCCATGGAACAGCACGCGCGATTTGGCGGCGTCGTGCCCGAAATTGCCTCCCGCGCCCACCTCGAGGCCATGCCTCAGGTGATGAAGGCGGCGCTGGAGGAGGCGGGCGTCGACAAGCCAGATGCGGTGGCCGCCACGGTGGGGCCGGGACTGGCCGGCGCACTCCTCGTAGGCGCTTCTGCCGCTAAGGCCTTCGCCTCCGCGTGGGGCGTGCCTTTCTACGGCGTGAACCATCTCGGTGGCCACGTGGCGGTGGCGAACCTGGAGGGCGAGGAGCTGCCGCACTCAGTGGCGTTGCTCGTCTCCGGCGGGCACACGCAGCTGCTCGAGGTCGAGTCCGTGGGCAAACCCATGAAGGAACTGGGCACCACGCTTGACGACGCCGCCGGCGAAGCCTACGACAAAGTCTCCCGCCTGCTGGGGTTGGGGTATCCGGGAGGGCCGGTCATCGATAAGCTGGCCGCCCAAGGCGAACCCACCATCGACCTGCCACGTGGCCTCTCCCGCGCCGAGGATCTGCGTGGCCCCAACCGCCACAACTTCTCCTTTTCAGGCCTGAAAACCGCGGTGGCGCGCCACGTGGAAAAGGCGGAGCGCGAAGGCGACACCATCCGCGTGGAGGACCTGTGTGCCTCCTTCCAAGAAGCGGTGGCTGACGTGCTCACCGCCAAGGCCGTGCGCGCCTGCCAGGACACCGGTGCCAAGGTGCTCCTACTCGGTGGCGGCGTGGCGGCGAACTCGCGCCTGCGCGCCCTGGCGGCCAAGCGCTGCGAGTCTGCTGGCATCGAGCTGCGCGTACCGCGCTTTTCCCTCTGTACGGATAATGGCCTCATGATCGCTGCCATCGCCTCCCAACTCATCCACGAGGGCGCAGAGCCCTCCGGGCTGGCCTGCGGTACCGATACCCAACTGGAGGTTGAGGTTCCGCTTCTAGCGGATGCGGGATCCCCAGCGCACAGGTAG
- the rimI gene encoding ribosomal protein S18-alanine N-acetyltransferase, producing MRLRPLIPADAPRCAELEKILFPGESPWPARAFEQEIAAGHTTYWAVDEAEQDDEPWEALGYAGVGRMGPAAWPDYEIRTIGVAPEAQRRGIARMMMDALVELADAHDAPIFLEVRVGNEPAIRLYEAYDFVINGLRRNYYQPSGADAHTMYRPRKSER from the coding sequence ATGAGGTTGCGCCCGCTCATTCCTGCTGACGCCCCGCGCTGCGCTGAGCTGGAAAAAATCCTCTTCCCCGGCGAAAGCCCCTGGCCCGCGCGTGCCTTTGAACAGGAGATCGCCGCCGGACACACCACCTACTGGGCAGTGGATGAGGCGGAGCAGGATGATGAACCTTGGGAAGCTCTGGGCTACGCCGGCGTGGGGCGGATGGGTCCTGCCGCGTGGCCGGACTATGAAATCCGCACCATCGGCGTGGCGCCCGAGGCGCAGCGCCGCGGCATCGCGCGCATGATGATGGATGCTCTCGTCGAGTTGGCAGATGCCCACGATGCGCCCATCTTCCTCGAAGTCCGCGTGGGCAACGAGCCTGCCATCCGCCTCTACGAGGCCTATGATTTTGTGATCAACGGGCTGCGCCGCAACTACTACCAGCCGTCCGGCGCCGACGCCCACACTATGTACCGACCACGAAAGAGTGAGAGATGA
- a CDS encoding dienelactone hydrolase family protein, whose translation MSANLKKHLGTLSKRGPHRVLVGDLSYAGLEGKVYTPAEGKGLPAVAFAHDWTKNVKDYHATLRHLASWGIVVVAPDTETGAFANHRNLAADVESALQIATGVKMGAGKISVSPSKLGIVGHGMGGGVATLAAVDNSKVRAVAALYPADTSPSAIQAARAVKARGLIIGSGQDDIFRAGNPSKLANAWAGPVAYREIAKGTQSGFSEDKFFKLALGSGFFQGTEVETARGLVTGFLLSQLAGESKYDDFAAADASAKGVESFTGEALAKRAGFERD comes from the coding sequence GTGTCTGCGAATTTGAAGAAGCATCTCGGTACGTTGTCCAAGCGCGGCCCGCACCGCGTCCTCGTTGGTGACCTGTCCTATGCAGGTCTGGAGGGCAAGGTCTACACCCCCGCTGAGGGTAAAGGCTTGCCGGCCGTGGCCTTTGCCCACGACTGGACGAAGAACGTGAAGGACTATCACGCCACCCTGCGCCACCTGGCCAGCTGGGGAATCGTCGTCGTCGCCCCGGATACGGAAACTGGCGCTTTTGCCAATCACCGCAACTTGGCTGCTGACGTTGAAAGCGCCCTGCAGATCGCCACAGGTGTCAAGATGGGCGCCGGTAAGATTTCGGTTTCTCCTTCGAAGCTGGGCATTGTCGGCCACGGCATGGGCGGCGGAGTCGCTACGTTAGCTGCAGTGGATAACTCCAAGGTCCGCGCGGTGGCCGCACTTTACCCTGCTGATACGTCACCGTCCGCAATCCAAGCCGCACGTGCTGTGAAGGCACGTGGCCTCATCATTGGCTCGGGCCAGGATGATATTTTCCGCGCTGGCAACCCTTCCAAGCTGGCCAACGCGTGGGCCGGCCCAGTGGCGTACCGCGAGATTGCTAAGGGCACGCAGTCCGGTTTTAGCGAGGACAAGTTCTTCAAGCTAGCGCTCGGCTCCGGATTCTTCCAAGGAACCGAGGTTGAAACCGCACGTGGCTTGGTCACCGGCTTCCTCCTCAGCCAGCTTGCCGGCGAGTCTAAGTATGACGATTTCGCGGCTGCCGACGCTTCCGCGAAGGGCGTCGAGAGCTTCACCGGTGAGGCCCTGGCCAAGCGCGCTGGCTTCGAACGCGACTAA
- the tsaB gene encoding tRNA (adenosine(37)-N6)-threonylcarbamoyltransferase complex dimerization subunit type 1 TsaB — protein sequence MKVLALDTATTDLVTGIVDTDTGESIDRVITDTRAHNEQLVPTIEQLLVDASLTYPDLSALVVGTGPGPFTGLRVGMATASALGVALNLPVHGVCTLDAIAHGRAGEWLVAIDARRKEVYWGTYADGRRVSGPEVSKPETLEMPTDSARLIFPESIAPRLPEALSGLPREWATPRAAGLVACADFTAEPAPLVPLYLRRPDAKVPQAKPRSTALVGGAELTES from the coding sequence ATGAAGGTTCTCGCACTCGACACCGCCACGACTGACCTCGTCACGGGAATCGTCGATACGGATACAGGCGAGAGCATCGATCGTGTCATCACCGACACGCGGGCCCACAACGAGCAGCTCGTCCCCACAATTGAGCAGCTGCTTGTCGACGCCTCCCTCACCTACCCCGACCTCTCCGCCCTCGTCGTGGGCACGGGGCCGGGGCCCTTCACGGGTCTGCGCGTTGGCATGGCTACCGCGTCCGCGCTGGGCGTGGCGTTGAATCTGCCGGTGCACGGAGTGTGCACCCTCGATGCCATCGCGCATGGTCGAGCAGGGGAGTGGCTGGTGGCCATCGATGCGCGCCGCAAAGAGGTGTACTGGGGAACCTATGCCGATGGGCGCCGGGTGAGCGGCCCTGAGGTGTCCAAGCCGGAAACGCTTGAAATGCCGACGGACTCCGCGCGGCTCATCTTCCCTGAATCCATCGCCCCGCGCCTGCCGGAAGCCCTTTCCGGGCTTCCCCGTGAGTGGGCGACCCCGCGCGCGGCCGGCCTTGTCGCCTGCGCAGATTTTACGGCCGAACCCGCGCCGCTCGTCCCGCTTTATCTGCGCCGCCCTGATGCGAAGGTTCCGCAGGCTAAGCCACGCTCAACTGCGCTCGTCGGCGGCGCTGAACTGACCGAATCATGA
- the groES gene encoding co-chaperone GroES: MIMANIKPLEDKVLVQIVEAETTTASGLVIPDSAQEKPQEATVVAVGPGRTNDKGEVVPVGVNEGDTVIFSKYGGTELKYDGQEYLLLSARDLLAVIEK; this comes from the coding sequence ATCATCATGGCAAACATCAAGCCGCTGGAGGACAAGGTCCTCGTCCAGATCGTTGAAGCTGAGACCACCACTGCATCCGGCCTGGTTATCCCGGACTCCGCTCAGGAGAAGCCGCAGGAGGCCACCGTCGTGGCTGTCGGCCCGGGCCGCACCAACGACAAGGGCGAGGTTGTCCCGGTTGGCGTCAACGAGGGCGACACCGTCATCTTCTCCAAGTACGGCGGCACCGAGCTGAAGTACGACGGCCAGGAGTACCTCCTGCTGTCCGCTCGTGACCTGCTCGCTGTCATCGAGAAGTAG
- a CDS encoding aspartate:alanine exchanger family transporter codes for MLAFLAEQPLLTLFLIMAVGLAVGKINFFGISLGAAAAMFVALGLSAANPDIVVPPFVYQFGLAIFVYVIGLNFGRSFFEDFRRRGWKMSLVVIILFFVLAGLTTAAVRFFDLDPAQAVGMLAGSQSSTPGMAAVVETLGGNSAPVVGYSLAYPGCIIATILVAAIGAPLFGINHVKDAKEEGMLSEPLKWKAVRLTKDHGITVGELAEYTGEAVIATRCLRTSNDHVLADPNMELRAGMELLLNGTIPALERAIAILGEEIQLHLHEEDGLIYRRLTVSNPKVAGRTIGELDTLSHGFLIARIRRGDTQIVPNENTVLYYSDRVRVVTAPGRLDSVRNFLGDSESKLGNVDLFPFALGLLIGLLFGAIPIPLPGGTTLSFGFGGGPIVVGLILGALGRTGPIHWQMPFHAKQTISTLGLTLFLAGVGTSAGGQFRDALSDPTSLKYMGVGVVLSLVSAIGIGLVCTLVLRLKFDEAMGVAAGMTTNPAVMAYLNSQTGTQLAERGYATVYPTTIIGKILMCQMLALIIV; via the coding sequence GTGCTGGCCTTTTTGGCTGAACAACCCCTCTTAACACTCTTTTTGATCATGGCGGTCGGTTTGGCCGTCGGTAAAATCAACTTTTTTGGAATTTCCCTCGGTGCCGCGGCTGCAATGTTCGTGGCTTTGGGCTTGTCCGCAGCTAACCCGGACATTGTGGTTCCCCCGTTTGTCTACCAGTTTGGTCTGGCCATCTTCGTCTACGTCATTGGTTTGAACTTTGGTCGTAGCTTCTTTGAGGATTTCCGTCGACGCGGCTGGAAGATGTCGTTGGTCGTCATCATTCTGTTCTTCGTTTTGGCTGGCCTGACCACTGCGGCGGTGCGCTTTTTCGATCTCGACCCGGCCCAGGCCGTCGGTATGCTGGCCGGTTCCCAGAGCTCCACGCCGGGTATGGCTGCTGTGGTTGAGACATTGGGTGGAAACAGTGCCCCCGTCGTTGGCTACTCCCTGGCCTACCCTGGCTGCATCATCGCCACCATCCTGGTAGCCGCAATCGGCGCCCCGCTCTTCGGTATCAACCACGTCAAGGATGCCAAAGAAGAAGGCATGCTGTCCGAGCCTCTCAAGTGGAAGGCAGTGCGCCTGACCAAAGACCACGGCATTACCGTGGGCGAGCTTGCGGAATACACGGGTGAGGCGGTCATCGCTACCCGCTGCCTCCGCACGTCGAATGATCACGTCCTTGCTGATCCGAACATGGAGCTGCGTGCCGGTATGGAGCTTCTGCTCAACGGCACCATCCCAGCGCTAGAGCGCGCGATCGCTATCTTGGGCGAAGAGATACAACTGCATCTTCATGAGGAAGATGGCCTTATTTACCGCCGCCTCACGGTGTCGAATCCGAAGGTCGCCGGCCGCACGATTGGGGAATTGGACACCTTGAGCCATGGCTTCCTCATCGCCCGTATCCGCCGCGGTGATACTCAAATCGTGCCGAATGAGAACACCGTGCTCTACTACTCGGACCGTGTCCGTGTTGTCACTGCACCGGGCCGTCTTGATAGCGTCCGTAACTTCCTCGGTGATTCCGAATCCAAGCTCGGCAACGTTGACTTGTTCCCCTTTGCCCTTGGCTTGCTCATCGGCCTACTCTTCGGTGCTATCCCGATTCCGCTACCAGGCGGTACCACCCTGTCCTTCGGTTTCGGTGGCGGCCCCATCGTCGTGGGCCTCATCCTCGGTGCGCTTGGCCGAACGGGCCCCATTCACTGGCAGATGCCATTCCACGCTAAGCAGACCATCTCGACCTTGGGCCTGACCTTGTTCTTGGCGGGCGTGGGTACCTCTGCCGGTGGTCAGTTCCGTGACGCCTTGTCGGATCCGACGTCACTGAAGTACATGGGTGTGGGCGTTGTGCTGTCCCTCGTTTCTGCCATCGGCATCGGTCTCGTGTGCACCTTGGTGCTGCGTCTCAAGTTTGATGAGGCCATGGGCGTAGCCGCCGGCATGACCACCAACCCTGCGGTCATGGCATACCTTAACTCGCAGACCGGAACTCAGTTGGCGGAGCGTGGCTATGCCACGGTTTATCCGACCACGATTATCGGAAAGATCCTCATGTGTCAGATGCTGGCGCTGATCATCGTCTAA